The Telopea speciosissima isolate NSW1024214 ecotype Mountain lineage chromosome 11, Tspe_v1, whole genome shotgun sequence genome includes the window TTTTAGAACTTGACAACAATTCATCCCAGGCTCAAACTAGTACCATTGGGATAAAAGGATCTACTGGCAATGCTTCTCCAGGTAACACAAACTATACAATTTTATTTTGAGTTAGCAATCAATATTTTGATGTTGTAGATTTAATTGTCCTTTactaagttgttgttgttgtctatTCTAATAAGAATCCTTTGTAGGGTGTTAAGCATGACCCAAAAGTGTTTATTAATTCATGAATGGCTTATACTATGAACGCATTGGACCCTAGTAtctaattggacaaaatttaGTTGATTCTTTTTGACATAATCAAAAGAATCATGGTTCCCAAGTTGATGAAATGACCATCATATTATTCGTCTCTTTGAATAATGTGTTCAACATTTCAAATTCTAGATTGTAATTTCTTGTATTATATGAAAACATATGCAAATCTCTTATTGTTATACTAACAAGTAGAAGTTTCTAAATTTCAGAATATGGCATGGGTGGAAGGGCAACCATACAAGGGGACGTGTTTAGCTATGGGATCCTTTTACTAGAGATGTTGACGGGAAAAAGGCCAACAGATCAGATGTTTACTAATGACTTAAATCCCCATAACTTTGCAAAGGCAGCTTTACCTGTGCACGTCATGCAAATTTTAGATCCAACACTCCTACCTAAGGaagaacaaaatgaagaaattgaagatgatGCTATTAACAGAACTGAAGGCCCTAATCGTAGGATGGATAAATTGCAAGATTGCATAACGTCAATAATTGAAATTGCTCTCCAGTGCTCTATGGAATCGCCAAGAGAACGTATGAGCATGAATGATATATGTTGTGAGGGGACTACATTTAATTAGACAAAAATTTTCTTGCAGCAAAAATCGATCAATAAAGGGCAACTACGCCTGATTAGAAGGTGATTATGAATTTATTATctttgtgtttatttttttatctcgCCAGTTTAATGCTCATGAAAAACTAGGGAAAAGAAAGTTCTAGATCACACAACAACGGTAGACTGATCTAGAGTTATTCACAACATTATGTTAAAAAtgatatcgataccgatactgataccaatATGGATCGGCCATGTGGGGCCAAATCGGATGGTTTTGCcctaaattttgatttattattttctagaTAGATTTACCCCTAATTAGAACGTCATGCAAATTTCAAAATGGAGTCATGGCCCTGAAATTTGGCCGGAGACTCCTCAAGGAGAGGCACTCTCTTTGGATTCAAAGGAtgtaagaaaaacaaataaagactTTCTAAATTCAATTATCTAAGGCCCAATTTCCTTCTAATGCTTCTAAGTCACACCGTAAAGGATCTGCTTCGATTGAAGACATGGTCTTATCTCTTATCTGGAACTCCACATTCCCCTTAACATTCAGATATTTTGATAGGAATCTGTTAGAAATGTTGTTATCTTGTATCTTGTCAGCCGCTCAAGCATTTGATGATTAGGGCTTACTATGGTCCTGGCATTGGCTCAACTCTTGCAATAAATGTTTATGACATTTTGATTGAATATTTGAATGTGATGGGTTAAATTTGTgtgctctctctttcttttctttcaaaactGAGATGATCGATACTTTGTTGCTCATACATCATTAACTCTCTAAAGTCGAAAAATCTATGATATAAAGAATGCTTAGTTATGTTGCAATTGGTTGTTATTAAAATAGGTTTTCATCGTAAGTGTTTTATAAGCTAgggataacttttttttttttagaaaaataggTTTTCATCGTAAGTGTATTATAAGCAACGGGTCTGATAATGTCAGCCCTTGGGAGCCCCTCAAGCATGCTAATTTAAGCTGATCTTCAATGAggttttttaatcattattacaaactaaggctatgtttggtatacattttcaaaatatattCTGGGTTTAGAACAAATTTTGAAATGAGAAAAATACTGTTTTTCTCACTTCAAAATGTGTTTTAGACCCATGATCTATTCCGAGAATACATACCAAGCACAACCTAAGGCATCTTAAGCTGGATCACAAGAATTCACTCGAGTTGTTTTGTAGCCGTGCAGTATGTGGAATTTAATGTGGAAGTTCAAGATCAGCTGTAAGAATGGAAATTAAGGCTCTTCAATAAGGATTGCGACAAACCAAAAGCATGAAAGGTGATTGAGCAGCTGTTGGAGTATGATGCAAAGGAAAATGCCTCTACTTTAACCTTGTCATGTAAATGTGTCAAAGATCCTTTTATcatcttttcattttctatctATGAAAATCTACTTATGCCTCCTTGAAAAATTCATAATGCCTAGATCTGGTTCGGCAAACAACCTCCATGCCATCTTTGAAAGCAATGCATTGCTCTACATGGCTAGATCTCTAAAACCGATGCCACCATGATCCTTCCATTGGTATAATTTCCGCCATTACAGCCAATGACTTTTCCCAtctccttccttcccttcccaaAAGAATCGAACCGCTTCACCCCTAATTTTATCATGAATTGATTAAGGGAGTTTAAAGTAAGAAGCTACAAAATTTGAAAGCGGAAGAGCAATTGATTTCAATAGAACGTCTCTTTGAGCCTGTCCATGTAGCTTCTTACTCGCTTGATCACTGAAGGTGTGGACGAGGtctgttttggataacccaaAAGCAATTGGCATGCCCAGACACTAGGcaactccccacccccccccatgaaaggtgaatATGCCCGCCAAGTTGATCATGCTCTTGCTTGTGCTCCAATTGACCCCCACACTCCCCCACCGAGAACTCTTGCCCAAAATTTTATGTCATATCTTCTCTCTATGACTTATCTATTTATATGGCAGTTTGTACATTTCCGAAATATCCTTGTAGAAGTTGAAGTTGGGATTGTTAGTGTTAGAATACATCCTCTTGAATCACCAAAACAAAAGGTAGAAGGTTGTAGAGTCGAGTCATATTGGATATtttccttaaggtttttaaacGCCCCAATTTCTATAATCCGGGTTGACCATGCACTTATatatacctccaagataaaacaactctctaatcacattGAGTGCACACCGAAATGTGATTACATAGGGAAATCCAAAGGTTATACCCACTAACTCATTGACACAGACGCATACTAAGATAGAGAGAATAACAAGTTTTAGATTTCTTCAAACAGTGTTAGATTAAATGAGCAAGACCTCCCTTTTATATAGAAGAGGAAGCTCGAGACACCACTAAGAGGTATCTTCAAAAGATATGCCCCAAATCATGTCTTTACCCACAAAACTTGTTTGTTAGCCATTCAGACAAATCTTCCAATAGATATATCCATTGTTTATTTAGGTGTTTATTAGGAAAGGACTCAATCCTCTAACACATcctttattaaataaaataatatttttgaatctttaattttaaaatcatttaaaattccaacacGAATTTACTAGTATAGTTTTTTAATAAAGTGGGTGAGCTAAAAGATTTAGGGAAGTATCTTGAAGCTTTGTTCTCTTAGAAGGGTGGGGAGTAATTCCATCTTCGAGGTTAGGTGGATTACCAAGTCTTGTAAGGAAGACTCAATTGGTGATATTTTTATGATTCTATCCTGTGCTACTATTGGTCATgtatgaaaagaaagaaatttccGTATGTTCAAGAATAAGGCCAAGACCAATCCGGACAAATATTGAAGACCGATGTAGGGTGGTTATCCCTAAAGTCTAATTAAAGAGCTCTTAAAAACTTGTTTCTAGTTGAATAGATTCAAGCATCACAAGTGAAAGACACCTTTTACCTTCCATTTGTATTTTCTCAATCAAACGGAGCCTTCAAGATAAGATATCCAAATCAATGAGACATTCGTATCATTGTTCAATGCCACCGTCCCTCCAATCTCTCTTGTtgaaacaaaattttataatagggagaaagttctctgtccgggagtgtggcttacaccagcactcccatgagtctagcTATCTCTCTcgtccccatatgaaaagacatctctgccctttattttggggaggagagagatagactcatgggagtgctggcgtaggccacactcccagacagaaaactgtttccctttataatatttgttttttcaatATGACGTATTGGATATTTGGAACATGCAAAACTCACAAATATTCTCATGGAGTACTGTACTTGTCGTAAATACTGGTCTCTAATTAAGTAATAATTTAAGTGGAAAGACTTTAACTTCTAAGGTCTAGCAATAGTTACCGTTTTTCTCTCAAATAAATTTAACAGATCAGTAGCTAATTCCACAGCAACTCAAAATTGCATTTGCTTCCCAAAATTTGATTCTGATCATAATGGGACTTCTTAAGCTTATTCTAGTTTTCAATATTCTCCTCTTTGCTAGGATGAGCTCATTGTGGCTAGTAGAATCAGTCATTGCAAGTGGAACTAGAAGGATGATGGTAGTAGGGAACAACGAGACAGATCGACTTGCTTTGTTGGACTTCAAGAAACAAATTGATCTTGATCCTTATGGAGCATTAAGTTCTTGGAACGATTACATCCATTTCTGCAAATGGGTTGGGATCACATGTGGATATCGTCATCGACAACGGGTTATCAGCTTGGATTTACAAGGGAATGGCTTGGGAGGTAACATTTCTCCTTCCATTGGGAATCTcacttttcttcatttccttAACATTGGAAACAATAGCTTCCGTGGCAAAATCCCCCAAGAAATTAGTAATCTGATTCGACTACAATCCATTAGTTTTGAAAATAACACTATCGGAGGAGAACTTCCTACCAGCTTGGCCAACTGCACTCGTCTAAGAGAAATTCACTTCTCCTATAACAATCTTGTGGGGAAGATTCCGGTTGAACTATTTAGGTCTTTATCGAAGTTGGAGATCATTTCTATCCATCATAATGGCTTAACAGGAGAAATACCAGCTTCTTTTGGGAACATTTCCTCCGTCCAAGCTATCTCTTTGGGTTGGAATGGATTGCAGGGGAGCATTCCAGAATCTTTTGGTCAGCTAACAAACTTATACTTTCTAGGACTTGGTTCAAACAAACTATCTGGTATGTTCCCTGTCTCACTATATAATCTCTCCTCTCTTcaatttatttctctttatcaTAATCAAGTCCATGGGCGCCTTCCACAAGACATAGGCCtcactcttccaaatctccaaaaAGTAGGATTTGCAATGAACCTCTTCTCAGGGAGCATTCCGAGTTCCATCTCCAATATTTCAACACTCGAAGTAATTGATTTCGGTGAAAACAGTTTTGTTGGGCCCGTCCCTAACAACTTTGGAAATCTTCAAAACCTTCAAATGTTCAATATTGTTGGAAATAAATGTGGAATAGGGGAAGCTGATGATTTAGATTTTGTAAATTCTTTGGTCAATTGTACACATCTAGAGATTTTGGCCCTAAAACGAAATGGTTTTACGGGTCCCATTCCCAACTTCAAAGCCAATCTCTCCACACAACTCTCAATGCTTTATTTAGGAGAGAATCAAATATCTGGAACCATTCCTGCTGGGATTGAGAATCTCGTCAACTTAACCGAATTGTCCATGGAGGCGAACTTTCTCCAAGGTAATATTCCGTTTGTTATAGGGGAACTTCCAAAGCTTCAAAGATTATTCATGGGTGGAAATGGACTTTTAGGACAGATACCTTCCTCTATAggcaatctcactcttttgtatGAACTCCATTTAGAATATAACAGCTTGAATGGAACCATTCCTTCCAGTATAGGAAATTGTCAACAGTTACAGTACCTAACCCTTTCAAATAATAGCCTCCAAGGCCCAGTACCTAAACAACTCTTCCTTATTTCCTCTTTTTCAATCTCTCTCGACTTATCTTACAATTCTTTGTTGGGTCCCCTTCCAATAGAAATCGGTAACTTGAAGAGTCTTTCTAAATTAGATATCTCCAATAACAAATTGTCGGGAGAAATTCCATCCTCCATTGGTGACTGTATGAGTTTGGAATATCTTTATATGGGGGATAATTTGTTTGAAGGAACCATTCCTCAATCTTTCAGTCTTTTGAAGGGTCTCCAAGATTTAGATCTCTCACACAACAACTTATCAGGGCAAATTCCAAAAGATCTACAAAATCTATTAGCATTGCAAAGTTTGAATTTATCCTTCAATAATCTTGACGGGGAGGTACCAACAAAAGGAATCTTTGGAAATGCAAGTGCAATTTTCATGAATGGAAATGATAAGTTGTGTGGGGGAATTGTTGAGTTACATCTACTTGCATGCACAAATGATGGATCTATGAAACGAGAGAAGTCCAATGCTTTTAGAATAGTTTTGGTGATAATCAGTGTGGTCCTTGGTTTTCTTTTCATATCTTCCTTTCTTATACTTTGTTGGATAAGAAGATCAAAAAGTAAACCTCCATCCACACCATTAATCGGTGAAAGCTTCTTAAAGGTTTCTTACAAAGAGCTCTTCCAAGCAACTGGAGGATTTTCTTCAGCTAATTTCATAGGTTCCGGAAGTTTTGGTTCTGTATACAAAGGGATTATCGACCAAGATGAAACCATTGTCGCAGTCAAGGTattcaatcttcaaaacccaAGAGTTTACAAGAGTTTTATGGCTGAATGCGAAGCATTAAGAAACATCCGACATCGAAATCTTGTCAAGATTTTAACTTCATGTTCAAGTATTGATTCAAAAGGCAAAGATTTCAAAGCCCTTGTTTATGAGTTCATGCCTAATGGGAGTCTATATGATTGGTTGCATCTATCAGTGGAGGCACATAATCATTCAAGGAATTTAAGCCTTCTTCAAAGATTAAACATCGCAATTGATGTGGCTTCTGCATTGGATTACCTTCATTACCACTGCTATGCGACAATTGTTCATTGTGACTTGAAGCCAAGCAATATTCTACTTGACAGTGATATGACTGCACATGTCAGTGATTTTGGTTTGGCGAGGCTACTTTTAGAACCTGATAACAATTCATCCCAGGCTCAAACTAGTACCATTGGGATAAAAGGATCTATTGGCTATGCTGCTCCAGGTAACACACAAACTATACAATTTTATTTGAGTTAGCAATCAATATTTTGATGTTGTAGATTTAATTGTCCTTTACTAAGTTGTTGTTGTCTATTCTAATAAAAATCCTTTGTAAGGTGTTAAACATGACCCAAATGTGTTTATTAATTCTTGAATGGATTATGCTATGAACGCATTGGACCCTAGTATCTAATTAGACCAAATTTagattgattttgtttttaatataATCAAAAGAATCATGGTTCCCAAGATGAAGAAATGACCATcatattttttcctcttttgaatAATGTGTTCTGCATTTCCATATTCCAGACTGTAATTTCTTGTATTATATGAAAACATATGCAAATTTCTTATATAATACTAACAAGGAGAAGTTTCTAAATTTCAGAATATGGCATGGGTGGAAGGGCAACCATACAAGGGGACGTGTTTAGCTATGGAATTCTTTTATTAGAGATGTTCACAGGAAAAAGGCCAACAGATCAGATGTTTACTGATGGCTTAAATCTCCATAACTTTGCCAAGGCAGCTTTACCTATACATGTCATGCAAATTTTAGATCCAACACTCCTACCCAAGGAAGAAcaaagtgaagaaattcaaGATGATGCTATCAGCAGAACTGAAGGTCCTAGTCATAGGATGGAAAAATTGCAAGATTGCATAACAGCAATAATTGAAATTGCACTCCAGTGCTCCATGGAATCGCCAAGAGAGCGTATGAGCATGAATGATGTTGTGAGGGGACTACATTCAATCAGAGAAAATTTTTCTTGAAGCAAGAATCTATCAATTAGGAGCAACTACGTCTGATTAGAAGGTAATTATGAATTTAGTATCttaatttatgtttattttgttgTCTTGTTAGCTTAATGCTCATGCAAAACCGTGGAGAAAGTTCTAGATCATACAACAAAGGTAGAATGATCTAGAGGTATTCAcaacatggttttaaaaaatggtATCAATACCAATACTGATACTAATATGGATTGGCCATATGGGGCCAAATCGGATGGTTTTGCCCTCAATTTTGATTTATCATTTTGTAGACAGTTTTACCCCCATTTAAAACATCATGCAAATTTCAAAATGGAGATGCACTCTCTTTGGATTCAAAgggtgtaaaaaaaaaaagacttccTAATTTGAATCCTCTAAGGCTAAATTTCCTTCTAATACCTCTAAATCACATTGTAAAGGATCTGCTTTGAGTGAAGGCATGGTCTTATCTCTTATATGGAACTCCACATTCCTCTTAACATTTAGATATTTTGATAGGAATCTGTTAGAAATGTTGTTATATTGTATCTTGGCTGCCCTTATTTGATGATTAGGGCTTACTATGGCCATGGCATTGGCGCAACTCTTGCAAGAAATGTTTATAACATGTTGATTTAATATTTGAATGTGATGGGTTATAGTTGTGTGCTCTCAttctttctttgatttcaaaactGAGATGATACTTTGATACTCATACATCATTAACTCTCTAAAGTCGAAAAAACTGTGATTTAAA containing:
- the LOC122645256 gene encoding probable LRR receptor-like serine/threonine-protein kinase At3g47570; this encodes MGLLKLILVFNILLFARMSSLWLVESVIASGTRRMMVVGNNETDRLALLDFKKQIDLDPYGALSSWNDYIHFCKWVGITCGYRHRQRVISLDLQGNGLGGNISPSIGNLTFLHFLNIGNNSFRGKIPQEISNLIRLQSISFENNTIGGELPTSLANCTRLREIHFSYNNLVGKIPVELFRSLSKLEIISIHHNGLTGEIPASFGNISSVQAISLGWNGLQGSIPESFGQLTNLYFLGLGSNKLSGMFPVSLYNLSSLQFISLYHNQVHGRLPQDIGLTLPNLQKVGFAMNLFSGSIPSSISNISTLEVIDFGENSFVGPVPNNFGNLQNLQMFNIVGNKCGIGEADDLDFVNSLVNCTHLEILALKRNGFTGPIPNFKANLSTQLSMLYLGENQISGTIPAGIENLVNLTELSMEANFLQGNIPFVIGELPKLQRLFMGGNGLLGQIPSSIGNLTLLYELHLEYNSLNGTIPSSIGNCQQLQYLTLSNNSLQGPVPKQLFLISSFSISLDLSYNSLLGPLPIEIGNLKSLSKLDISNNKLSGEIPSSIGDCMSLEYLYMGDNLFEGTIPQSFSLLKGLQDLDLSHNNLSGQIPKDLQNLLALQSLNLSFNNLDGEVPTKGIFENASAIFVNGNDKLCGGIAELHLPACTKREKSNAFKIVLVIISVILGFLLISSFLTLYWIRRSKSKPPSTSLISDRFLNLSYKELFQATGGFSSANFIGSGSFGSVYKGIIDKDETIVAVKVLNLQNPRAYKSFIAECEALRNIRHRNLVKILTSCSSLDSTGKDFKALVYEFMPNGSLDDWLHLPMEANNHSRSLSRLQRLNIAIDVASALDYLHYHCYATIVHCDLKPSNILLDSDMTAHVNDFGLARLLLETYDNSSQAQTSTIGIKGSIGYAAPEYGMGGKATIQGDVFSYGILLLEMFTGKRPTDQMFTDDLNLHNYSKAALPIHVMDILDPTLLPNEEQREEIEEVAINKTQGPSRRIDHFQDCITSIFEIALQCSMESPRERMNMKDVVRGLHSIKGNFLEARTYQYRGTTPD